A single window of Ammospiza caudacuta isolate bAmmCau1 chromosome Z, bAmmCau1.pri, whole genome shotgun sequence DNA harbors:
- the GCNT1 gene encoding beta-1,3-galactosyl-O-glycosyl-glycoprotein beta-1,6-N-acetylglucosaminyltransferase encodes MLKRKLRFCYNSRFRLFLGLTLILVIISVLKVNQKEDFLNRRHLELTKEDPISDVNCTKIIEGDIEEIQKVQLEALSVSFKKRPRLTTDDYINMTADCASFTKTRKYIMEPLSNEEAEFPIAYSIVVYHKIEMLDRLLRSIYAPQNFYCIHVDKKSPESFFAAVKGIVSCFDNVFISSQLESVVYASWSRVQADINCMKDLHRRSSNWKYLINLCGMDFPIKTNKEIVEKLKALKGENSLETEKMPVYKEVRWKKHHEIIDGKIKNTGIDKQLPPLSTPVFSGSAYFVVSRSFVEYVLENSKILKFIEWAKDTYSPDEYLWATIQRIPEVPGAFSSSDKYDVSDMNALARFVKWQYFEGDVSKGAPYPPCSGVHIRSVCVFGVGDLNWMLRNHHLFANKFDTDVDPFAVKCLEEYLRHKALYLQKN; translated from the coding sequence ATGCTGAAGAGGAAATTACGGTTTTGCTACAACTCACGCTTCAGGCTTTTCTTGGGTCTAACTCTCATTTTAGtaataatttcagttttgaaagTTAACCAGAAGGAAGACTTCCTAAACCGGAGACATCTGGAGCTAACAAAAGAAGATCCTATTAGCGATGTTAACTGCACCAAGATTATTGAGGGGGATATAGAAGAAATACAAAAGGTACAGCTTGAGGCATTATCAGTGTCATTTAAGAAGCGCCCTAGACTAACAACAGATGATTATATTAACATGACTGCAGACTGTGCCTCCTTCACCAAAACTAGGAAATACATTATGGAACCTCTCAGTAACGAAGAAGCAGAATTTCCAATTGCTTACTCAATAGTGGTTTATCACAAAATTGAGATGCTTGATAGACTTCTAAGATCAATCTATGCTCCACAGAATTTTTACTGCATTCATGTAGACAAAAAGTCTCCAGAATCCTTTTTTGCTGCTGTGAAGGGAATAGTCTCATGTTTTgataatgtctttatttccagccAGTTAGAGAGTGTGGTATATGCTTCGTGGAGCAGAGTGCAGGCAGACATTAACTGCATGAAAGATCTCCATAGAAGAAGTTCAAACTGGAAATACCTAATAAACCTATGTGGTATGGACTTTCCTATAAAGACCAACAAGGAAATAGTAGAGAAATTAAAAGCCCTTAAGGGTGAAAACAgcttggaaacagaaaaaatgccTGTTTACAAAGAAGTAAGGTGGAAGAAACACCATGAGATTATTGATGGTAAAATAAAGAACACAGGCATAGACAAACAACTACCACCTCTCAGTACTCCAGTTTTTTCTGGCAGTGCCTATTTTGTAGTTAGCAGGAGCTTTGTAGAATATGTActagaaaacagcaaaatactGAAGTTCATTGAGTGGGCGAAAGATACTTACAGCCCAGATGAGTACCTGTGGGCAACAATTCAGAGAATCCCTGAAGTCCCAGGCGCATTTTCTTCCAGTGACAAGTACGACGTTTCCGACATGAATGCCTTGGCCCGGTTTGTCAAGTGGCAGTACTTTGAAGGTGATGTGTCCAAAGGTGCGCCCTACCCACCGTGCAGTGGAGTTCACATTcgctctgtgtgtgtttttggaGTAGGGGACTTGAACTGGATGCTGCGGAACCACCACTTGTTTGCTAATAAGTTTGACACTGATGTCGACCCTTTTGCAGTGAAATGCTTGGAAGAGTATTTGCGACACAAAGCTCTGTATTTGCAGAAGAACTGA